The Lycium barbarum isolate Lr01 chromosome 10, ASM1917538v2, whole genome shotgun sequence genome includes a region encoding these proteins:
- the LOC132613466 gene encoding putative disease resistance protein RGA3: MAESFLFNIIERVLAKVSSVAVYEINLAWNVKKELRKLQSTLSTIKAVLLDANEQQTENHEVRDWLEKLRDVVYDVDDLLDDLATQLLLQIHFQKSFRKKVRKFFSSSNPILYRFKIGRKVKEIRELLNEIADDRKSFHFTERTCLNPVENTSREQTHSFVRASDIIGRDVDQENIVKQLMDSCDEENISVIPIVGLGGLGKTTLVKLVYNNNRVVQNFDLRMWVSISEDFILSKVIEKILRSATGKSFGHLDMDQLQSCLGEVLQLKRYLLVLDDVWNEDQNKWTDLRELLMNCSRGSKIVVTTRSKTVALITGTVPPYYLRGLANDDCLALFLQCAFGGQDTLFPNLVEIGKEIVKKCGGVPLAVKTLGRLLYMKTDEKEWLRIRDNEIWEIEQKKSDILPILRLSYEQMPSHLRQCFAYCSMLSKGQEIPREDFVNRWIAQGFIQSSNRNRKLEDIGNQYFDELLSRFCFLDVVQAFDGEILACKIHNLVHDLAQSVAGAECLNVKHNAFVVSERVRHLFFHAEDMSTEHFPRFLLPLRKLRSFSYSFNVGPVNKFFVKTMLSNFKCLRVLALNNLDLEALPSSIGHLKELRYLNLSDNGNIKFLPSSMSKLVNLQTLNLINCEQLKELPRDFAKLISLKTLYLTTYQISAGINNQDSFTSLQFLLLFKCCFPKLKPELVQHFTALRVLRIYECPSLCALPSSIRYLTSLEKLWIWNCEELELMDGEGMSGLTSLRSLLLMGLPKLVTLPLELKDTAPATLKYFRIADCPNLVVLPEWLQNCSSLQRLYIEDCPVLASIPQGIYNHNVDVHIIDCPLLSGGC, encoded by the coding sequence ATGGCCGAATCTTTCTTGTTCAATATCATTGAAAGAGTTTTGGCTAAAGTTTCTTCAGTTGCTGTATATGAGATCAATTTAGCTTGGAATGTTAAGAAAGAGCTAAGAAAACTCCAAAGCACTCTATCCACCATCAAAGCTGTACTTCTAGATGCAAATGAGCAGCAGACAGAGAACCATGAAGTGAGAGATTGGCTGGAAAAGCTCAGAGACGTTGTTTATGATGTCGATGATTTGCTGGATGATTTGGCAACACAGCTGTTACTGCAAATCCATTTCCAGAAAAGCTTTAGGAAGAAGGTAAGAAAATTCTTTTCAAGTTCAAATCCAATTTTATATCGATTCAAAATTGGCAGAAAGGTGAAGGAGATTAGGGAACTACTGAATGAGATTGCAGATGATAGGAAAAGTTTCCACTTCACTGAACGTACTTGTCTAAATCCAGTTGAGAATACTAGTAGAGAACAAACACACTCCTTTGTGAGGGCCTCAGATATCATTGGTAGAGATGTTGATCAAGAAAACATTGTAAAACAGCTGATGGATTCTTGTGATGAGGAAAATATTTCTGTGATTCCTATTGTAGGACTTGGAGGGCTTGGGAAAACCACACTTGTTAAGTTGGTCTATAACAATAATAGGGTAGTTCAGAATTTTGACCTCAGAATGTGGGTTAGTATTTCGGAAGATTTTATTCTGAGCAAGGTAATTGAGAAAATTCTGAGGTCGGCAACTGGAAAGAGTTTTGGCCACCTAGATATGGACCAATTACAAAGTTGTCTGGGCGAGGTTTTGCAATTGAAAAGGTATTTACTTGTGCTGGATGATGTGTGGAATGAAGATCAAAACAAGTGGACGGATCTGAGGGAGTTGCTAATGAATTGTTCTAGAGGTAGTAAAATTGTAGTCACTACACGCAGTAAGACGGTTGCTTTGATTACTGGAACAGTTCCGCCTTACTATTTGAGAGGACTCGCTAATGATGACTGCTTAGCTTTATTTTTGCAATGTGCATTTGGTGGGCAGGACACTTTGTTTCCTAATCTAGTGGAAATAGGAAAAGAAATCGTGAAAAAGTGTGGAGGAGTGCCTTTGGCTGTGAAAACCTTAGGAAGGTTATTGTATATGAAAACAGACGAGAAGGAATGGCTGCGGATAAGAGATAATGAGATATGGGAGATCGAACAGAAAAAATCAGACATTTTACCAATACTGAGATTGAGCTATGAACAGATGCCATCACATCTAAGACAGTGTTTTGCCTATTGCTCCATGTTATCCAAAGGTCAAGAGATTCCAAGGGAGGACTTTGTCAACCGCTGGATTGCTCAAGGATTTATACAGAGTTCAAACAGAAACAGGAAGTTGGAAGATATCGGTAATCAGTATTTCGATGAGTTACTATCAAGGTTTTGCTTCCTAGATGTGGTACAAGCTTTTGATGGAGAAATATTGGCTTGTAAGATACACAATCTCGTGCATGATCTTGCACAGTCAGTGGCAGGTGCAGAATGCTTAAATGTGAAACACAATGCTTTTGTGGTTTCTGAAAGAGTTCGCCACTTATTTTTCCATGCAGAAGATATGTCTACGGAACACTTCCCAAGATTTTTGCTACCTTTGCGAAAGTTGAGATCTTTCTCTTATTCCTTTAACGTTGGGCCTGTAAACAAGTTCTTTGTCAAGACGATGTTGTCAAATTTCAAATGCCTTCGGGTGTTAGCCTTGAACAATCTAGACCTTGAGGCGTTGCCATCTTCGATAGGTCACTTGAAGGAATTAAGATACCTTAACCTTAGTGACAATGGTAACATCAAGTTTCTTCCGAGTTCTATGAGCAAATTAGTAAATCTTCAGACTCTTAACCTCATTAACTGTGAACAGCTTAAGGAGTTACCAAGAGACTTTGCAAAGTTAATCAGCCTGAAGACCTTGTATTTGACTACATATCAGATATCAGCAGGGATCAACAATCAAGATTCTTTCACTTCTCTTCAATTTCTGCTTCTATTCAAATGTTGTTTCCCAAAATTGAAGCCAGAACTGGTGCAACATTTCACTGCACTTCGAGTTCTGCGTATCTATGAGTGCCCAAGTTTATGTGCTCTTCCCAGCAGTATTAGATATCTCACTTCACTTGAAAAGCTATGGATCTGGAACTGTGAAGAACTTGAATTGATGGATGGAGAGGGAATGTCAGGCCTAACGAGTCTTCGATCTTTGCTTCTAATGGGGCTACCCAAGTTGGTTACTCTACCATTGGAACTCAAAGATACTGCTCCTGCAACATTGAAGTACTTCAGAATAGCCGATTGTCCCAATCTGGTGGTGCTTCCAGAGTGGCTGCAGAATTGCTCTTCACTTCAGAGGCTGTATATAGAAGATTGCCCTGTGTTGGCTTCAATACCTCAAGGAATCTACAACCATAATGTTGATGTCCATATAATTGACTGCCCATTGTTAAGTGGAGGATGCTAA
- the LOC132613986 gene encoding uncharacterized protein LOC132613986, translated as MAVQWSMTLWMAKMVWMALSAWVVSCFTIADEVAASLRTGDIGPFHVG; from the coding sequence ATGGCGGTTCAATGGAGTATGACACTGTGGATGGCTAAGATGGTGTGGATGGCATTGAGTGCTTGGGTTGTCTCTTGCTTCACTATTGCTGATGAGGTTGCTGCCTCGTTGAGAACCGGTGATATTGGTCCTTTTCATGTTGGTTGA